One genomic segment of Vulpes lagopus strain Blue_001 chromosome 9, ASM1834538v1, whole genome shotgun sequence includes these proteins:
- the LOC121498857 gene encoding cystatin-C-like, translating into MAGRPRTPPLLLAALALALALALAAAVSPGAGWRGGRPGAVGGAMDADVQEEGVQRALAFAVGEYNRASNDAYHSRAVRVLRARKQVVSGMNYFLEVEIGRTTCTKSQPNLDNCPFHDQPHLMRKTLCSFQVYTVPWLGKTSLVKSSCQDV; encoded by the coding sequence ATGGCCGGGCGCCCGCGCACCCCGCCGCTCCTGCTGGCCGCCCtggccctcgccctcgccctggCCCTGGCCGCGGCCGTGAGTCCCGGGGCCGGCTGGAGAGGCGGCAGGCCCGGCGCGGTGGGCGGCGCGATGGACGCGGACGTGCAGGAGGAGGGCGTGCAGCGGGCGCTGGCCTTCGCCGTGGGCGAGTACAACCGGGCGAGCAACGACGCCTACCACAGCCGCGCCGTGCGAGTGCTGCGCGCCCGCAAGCAGGTTGTGTCTGGGATGAACTACTTCTTGGAGGTGGAGATTGGACGAACAACATGTACCAAGTCCCAGCCCAACTTGGACAACTGTCCCTTTCATGACCAGCCACACCTGATGAGGAAAACGCTCTGCTCTTTCCAGGTATACACTGTCCCCTGGCTGGGCAAGACCTCCTTGGTGAAGTCCAGCTGCCAGGATGTATAG